One Gemmatimonadota bacterium DNA window includes the following coding sequences:
- a CDS encoding DUF2007 domain-containing protein, translating to MSYREPLVTVITATNPGLLAVIKSVLDDAEIPCITRGEGFQTLYAAGHVDVLVFESDAEEARALLKNL from the coding sequence ATGAGTTATCGAGAACCTCTTGTAACTGTTATTACTGCAACAAATCCCGGTTTGCTCGCGGTGATCAAATCCGTGCTCGACGATGCCGAGATCCCCTGTATCACTCGGGGCGAGGGATTTCAAACCCTGTACGCGGCAGGACATGTTGATGTGCTGGTATTTGAAAGCGATGCCGAAGAAGCCAGGGCACTGTTGAAAAATCTGTAA